A segment of the Hallerella succinigenes genome:
GCCAACCAAATCATACTTGGTTTGTGACATGGCGGCGATATCGACTACTTCCGAGGCTGTTTTCTGGTTGTCATCAAAATCGTTTACGTCTTTCTGTTCGCCAGAATGGACTGTATAAGACAATTTCTTCACAATCAAGTTTGCGTTGATATCATTCACGACTTTCTTGATGAGTTCGTCGCTGTCGTAGTGGACGGTATAGGCATACTTGTGGTTGATTTGATTCCACAGTTCCTGGAATTCCTTCTTTTCGAAGTTCGCCTTGTTGAGCCCGTTATCCTTGATTTCGGTCTGGTTGCCGTCTTCGACCATTCCGTCAAGTGCGACCGATTCGTCGAAGATAGATTGCACAAGCTTGTGGATATCTGCTTCCATAGGGGCGATGGATGCCTTCTTGATTGGCTCCAGCGTTCCGTTCTTGGCGGCATCCTTATATACGTCGGTGACATTGCCCTTTTCGTCGATGTAATCGTTAATGAGCAAGTAGGCGTGAATGGCATCCGCTTCGGCCTTTGTAATCGGGCGCTTGACTCCATCGACAGTGACATTCTTGCCGATAAAGAATTCCTCATCTGCCTTTGTCGGGCGAGTGCGCAGGACTTCCTTGGTTTCGGCTTGAAGGCCCGAGACAAAATCCTTGTAGCTTTCGTTTGCGATAACGGTCAGCTTGTTGACTTCGTGAATATTTTCGCCGAGGGTATCAAGATCCATACGATTTCCGTTGACATCTACGCACAAGCGGAGTCCGCGGCCTACTTCTTGACGTTTTGCTGTAGCAGAACTTGCGTGGCGCAAGGTGCAGATTTGGAACACGTTTGGGTTGTCCCAACCTTCGCGGAGAGCCGAATGCGAGAAGATGAATCGCGTCGGTTCATCAAAACTGAGCAGCTGTTCCTTGTTTTTGAGGATCAAGTCGTATGCAGAAATATCGTCCGCGATGTCGGAGCCACGCTTAAGGGCGCTGTTGACGGCATGGCCCTTCTTGTCGATGGAAAAATATCCGTTATGGACTTGTGCTGCGTCAAAGCGATCTAGGTATTCCTGATATTTCCCGTTGAACAGGTTGCTGTTTTCGTTACGGTAGTAATCGTATTCTTCTTCGAATATCTTCTGGTATTCGCCCTTGACTTCGTTGCCTTCGTCATCGTATGACTTGTACTTGGAAACTTCGTCAATGAAGAAAAGTGAAAGCGTCTTGATGCCGCGTTCGAAATTGAATTTTTCCTTTTCGAAGTGCGACTTGATGGTTTCGCGGATTTGGGCGCGCTTCATGGCGTCTTCGGAAATGTCGCCGACAACCTGACCCTTGCTTAAAACAACGTCATTGACAAAAGTGACCGAACTGCGTTCAGGGTCGATATTCAGGACTTCGAGCCCCTTATAGACCTGGAGGCCTGTTGCGGTTTCAAGCTTGTCGCCCGCCACGAAACTCAAAATTTTACGGGTAATAACGCCGCTTTTCAACTTGACATTGACTTCTATCTTTGCGATAGGGGCCTTGTTCTTGCTCTTGACGATGTCGTCAAGATACATGTAGTCCTTGATGCCAGGAATATTGCTGATTTCAAAACCCTTGACCTGGATTTTCTTGACCAATTTTTTGTTGTATGCATCCAGTGCGTCCAAGGCGTAAATCAGGTTGTGGTCGGTCTTGTGTGTTGCCGAGAAATACAGGGTAAACAACGGATTGAACCGTTTGAGGCCTGCCTGCGTAGCGGCACCTTCCATCTTTTGCGGTTCATCCATAATGATAATCGGGCGGTTTGCTGCAAGAACATCAATAGGTTTACGGCTTGCAAATTCGTCACGTTCGGAATAGATAATCTTGCTTTCTTTATTGTTCGCCCCCTCTTTCATGGAACTGGCGAACGCCTGCGTGTTAATAATCATTACGTTGATTCCGGCATCGCTTGAATAGGAATCAATCTTTTGCAGGTTTGAGCTGTCATAGACGAACCATTTGGCTTTTTTGCCGTAGTGTTCAAAGAAATGCGTTTCAAGCATCTCGAAACTTTTGGCGACGCCTTCGCGGATGGCGATACTCGGCACGACGACAACAAACTTGCTCCAACCATATCGCTTGTTCAGCTCGAACATCGACTTGATATAGACATACGTCTTGCCGGTGCCGGTTTCCATTTCAATGTCAAGGTTCACAAGTCCAAGATTTTTGTTCAGCTTTTCAGACTTCTTGATGTCGTTTTCGAGCTGGAGCTGGCGGATATTTTCAAGAAGATTGCCTTCGGATTGCACTAGTTCGTGGTTACTGAAGCCTTCCTCGTTTTCGAGCCTGAGCATAGGCGAATCGACCTTGCCGATATCGCGACGGTACAAGGTCTTGTCAATACAGGGTTCGCCATCGAACACGCGGGCGATGCATTCCACCGCGTCGGTCTGGTACTGTTGAATCTTGAACTTGAATTTCATTACAGCACCTTCCTGATGGTGTCTTTGCTGTAGGCGTTCCAGAGTTGTTCGAAGTTGTCGGCGACGTTGTCGGTGGCGAGGGAGCTGTCGCGCATGACGAAGTAGTAAGGCTTGAGTTTTGCGATTTCGGTGATGGTGGCTTCGTCGATGTTTTCGTCGAAGCAGGCGACGAGTTCCTTGTCGTTTACGAAGAAGACTTTCTTGCCGTTGATTTCACGTTCCTCGATTTTGCTGGAGAGTTCAAGGTCGCATTCGAGCATGACCTGGAACAGCAAATCCATCGGGGTGCGGTCGCGTTTGATGTTGGTGTCGAGTTTGTCGAGGAAGCCCTGGTCGATGTCGGCGGGCTTGTAATACACGTCGTTCATATTACTTTCGGCAAGTTTCAATACGCGGAAGCCGATGTCGAGGTCTTTTGCCTTTTCACCGGATTCTTCCTTGATTTTCTTGCCTGCTCGGCGGATACGCTCCTTGCCGATTTCACAGATGTTGGAAAAACCTTGATATTTCTTTGTTTCGCTCACTAATTCTGGTAGCTGAACTAGGATGAATTTGCAGCGAGTATTTTTTTCAGCATTTTGCTGTAACAAGGCGTGTGCGGTAGATGCTGAGCCAGAGAAAAAATCTACAACAATTGAGTCTTCCTTGAGATTAGCCAAAGTCAGCAAACGCCTTAAAAGACGAACTGGTTTTGGCCCATCAAAAACTCCTTTGTCTCCAAACAGAGCGACAACTTCCTTTGCTCCCTCTTGGCTGTGTCCCACTTCTTTATAAAAAAGAATGGATGTCGGAGCCATGCCATCAAATTTCAACTCGCTTAAAAAACGCTTTATGCAAGGAACACTGTTCCCATCTGACCCAAAATAAATTCTATTATCTTGGAGTCTCTCCAAAAAAGCTTTTTTGGAGAGCCTCCAGCAGCGACCTGCTGGAGGCTCTACCACCCGCCCAGAGGGCGTGGTAATAGGGTAGTCACAATCGGCGTTGTATGTTTTGACAGACATATCACTGGGTTTCCAAACGCCACGGGGATCATTGTCGGGATTTAAATAGCGAGCATTGGCTTCTTCTGTGCGCGGCAGTCTTCCTATTGTAAATTTCTCAATATCACGACCATACATCAAAACATAATCATGGCTATTAGAAATAAATCTTGCGTCATTTTTTGGGGAGTATGCGCGTTCCCAAATTAATTCAGCAACAAAATTTTGTTGACCAAACACTTCATCACATATCTTCTTCAAGTTTTCCTGTTCATTATCATCAATGGAAATAAATATCACGCCGTCTTCGCTAAGCAAATTCCTTGCGACTTTCAGGCGCGGGTACATCATGTTGAGCCAATCGGTATGGAAACGGCCGTTGCTTTCGCTGTTCTTCTCGAAATTCTGCAAGGTCATGTTTCCGTCTTCGTCGAACATGCCGCTCGTTTCGAGGAATGTTTCGGAATCCTGCTTGAAGTTGTCGTTATAGACAAAGTCGTTGCCCGTGTTGTAGGGCGGGTCGATGTAAATCATCTTGACCTTGCCCAGGTAGTTGTTCTGGAGCAACTTGAGCACTTCGAGGTTGTCGCCTTCGATGTAGAGGTTCTGCGTGTTGTCAAAATCGACGGATTCATCTTTGCAGGGGCGGAGCGTCATCGTGGTTGGGGCGTTCGCCTTGCGGATGGCGTCGCGCTTGCCGGGCCAATTGAACTGGTAGCGTTCCTTTTGCCCTTCGACCACTTCGCTGTTGATTTCCTGCATGAGCAGGTCCTTGTCGATGGCACGGACCGGGTTTCCGTCCTTGTCGAGCGATTCCGTGACGCAGTTCGGGAACAGCGCCTTGAGCTTCTCAAAGTTCTCGCTTGCCATATCCGCAGTCTTCATCTTCAAGTGTTCCATTGTAAATCCTTTTTTAGTCGTTTTCAGCCGCAATAATTCGCCAGTGTCCAGCCCTGTCGCTGCCAATTCGTTCAATAAGGCCTGCTGCCTTGAGCTCCTTAATATGCTTTCTAACTGCTCTATCCGAAATTTTCAGTTCTTCGCTAAGCTTCTTACTTGTCACTTGCGGATTTTGAGCAATCGCAATATAGGTTTTTTGGGCTTTTTCCGGGCAATTTCTAGGAACTTTCAGGGAACTTTCTAGGAACTTTCTAGGAACTTTCTCGGAATGCCTTCCTAGTAATTCAAGGTAAGCGTCGGATGCAAAGCACCTTGCCGTAACTCCACCCAAGGAGAGGTCTATTTCTGGTAGCTTGGCCTTTTCTTCGGCGCAGTATGCCGCGATTTTTTCAAATCCACGCCCCCAGGATTCAACCATGCCGCACTTGAAAAAAATATTGGCCAAGTTGGGGTTTGTCGGTTTGGATACGTGTTCCTTGTAAAGGTTTTCAAGCGGGACTTCCTTGGGCAGGTTACCGTCGTTCCATAGCCTGATTTTGTCTTTGTAAATACGAATCTGGATAGGCGTCGTAGAGAGATAATCCTTATGGATTACCGCATTGAGCAAAAGTTCCCTGAAGGCAGCCCTTGGGAAAAAGAAGGTTTCTTTTCTGTAGATATCGTCGTAAGAGATCAGGGCCTTCATGTATTTCGTGTAGATTAGCTCCATGGTCTTTTCGACTTGCAGTAAAAGCGGACCGTGAATTTCATCTTGATATAGGATATCGGCTTCGTTTTCAAAAAAGGCCACTTTTATGTAAGCCCCAGTCACCCATTGTTCCGGATCAGGGTGAAACGCGAGAACGGCGGCACGGTTTAACATCTCGTTTTCTGTCAGATGGAGATTCTTTATCAAGGTGCCGTTTGTGACACTTAGAGATTCTTTGTCAAGTCTGCCGGAATCAGCCGCCTTCGTCCGGAATAATCGGAATGCGTCATTTTCAAGGTCTTCTATTTGAACATTGGGAACAGGTATCGAATCCCATGTTCGCCCCTGAACAGAAAGAATCATTTTGTCGAGCTCAATTCCGGATAGTTCCTGCAGTGTGGAACCTGAGCGTTTATAGTATTTGCCGTGGTAGCTTACGGGAAACGGATACTTTTCAACGGATATTTTGAAATAATCCTTGTTTCCTTCATTCAAAAGTTTTATGTCGCAGACAAGTCCCATTGTGTGCTTGATTTTGTTCGGGATATCTTCAGATAGTCTGTGGCTGTCGGCCACCCCGCAGACTTCACCGATGTCGTTCACGCCAATATAGAGGATTCCGCCTTCTGTATTTGCAAAGGCACAAATCCATTTGAGATATTCGTCTCGCCAAGATTGCTTGAACTCGACATCCTGATTTTCACGTTTCTGAATGATCACGTCTAGTCCTCTTTTTTGGGTGTGGCGTTTTGCAATTCTTTTTCAAGTTCCTTGACTTGGTTTATAAGCTCCCTTTTGCGTCGGGGCTGTTTTTCCTTGTAGGCTTTCGCTTTCAGGTTCTCGATTTTCTTTTGCAGGGCATCGCGGGCATCGTCTGCCGCAATTTGTTCTACGAGGGTGTTTTCGCCTTCGATGGCAATGTTTCCGATACTCTTGATTAGTCCTTCCCAGACTTCGTCAAGGTCCGTCCCCTGCAATTCCAGTTTTGCGTTTTCTGCTTTTACCGGCTTTGTTGCATACAGGTTCTCGTAATATACTGCAAATTGCGCCGTTCCGTCAAGGACCAGCGCAAATACCATGTTTTGCGGTATTGCCTTGGCGAGCAGTTCCAGATTTTTCTTGTCGCAGCCGGGGTGTTTGAGGTTCAGCGTCAGCACGTAGATGCCCTGCACTTTTTTCCCGGGTTTTAATCCGGGCACGGTCGCTTCTGAAATATGGTTCGAGATGAACATCGTCGAGATGTCCGCATTGAACGCATCTTGTGCGGTTCGGTTCACCTTGAACTGGGTAAACACTCGTTCTTTGGAGAGTTGCCGCGAAAGTTCCGTATTTGCAGGCAGGCCGTACATTATTTCACCACGAAGAAGCTGATGAGTTCAAAGTCGTCAAGGCCGGCGGGCACCTTGTCAAAAAGTTCACCTTGGTCGCCACCGAGAAAACTGTCGATGGCGCTTTCTTTGCGGACATCAACGATGGATTCTACGGCTTTGTCAAGCAGCTTGGAGTAGCGATCCATTCGCTTGCCGTCGGCGGTCTCTTTGTTGAACGCTTTGCACAGGTCTTTCAAAGGTTCCACTTTGCCTTTGCTCAGTGCGCGTACATTATCCAGCAAATCTTTTGGGGCAAGGTGGTTTGTAATCACGTTGCCGTTGTTGTCCAAATAAACCATGTAGAACGGATGCAGACGATTCTTTTTGCCGATGTTGATTTCACCCGTTTTGTTCTTGAGAACGAAAATGACCCCCTCGGGGAGTGTGCCCGTTTTCGCCACAACGGCATGGAGTCCGTGCGGGGTATGGTCAATATCCGGGTTCGTCTTCATGTATTCAATCAGGTCTTGACGGAATTCGTTCAAGCCCAAATCCATGATGGAGACGCCCTTGTTCATCTCTTCAAGGTCAACAACTTCATCGTGCAATCGTTTCAGCTGGTCGCGTCGATAATCAAGGTCACCGGGTTCTTCGGGAGCTATCGGGTTGTCGTCGCCAGTAGAGGTCATCACGACGGCCTTCATCTTTGATTCTACACGTCCTTTCAAGTTGATGTACTCATCCAGTTCAATATCTGGCCAGAAATTTACCAACTGGATGCTCTTGTTTTTGGAGCCAATACGGTCAATACGGCCAAATCGTTGGATAATGCGAACGGGGTTCCAGTGAATATCGTAATTTACGAGGTAGTCGCAATCTTGCAAGTTCTGACCTTCAGAAATGCAGTCCGTTGCAATTAGGATGTCAATGTTTTCCTTGATTTCCGGGTAAATAGCTTGCTTTTCTTTGGAGATGGGAGAAAACAATGTCAAGGCCATATTGAAATCCATTTTTCTCTTGGTCTTGAGTGTTGTGCGACCGTTTACATCTCCTGTGACGAGTGCTGAATGCAGGCCATATTTCTTGAGCACATGTTCAGCGACATTATTGTAGAGGTATTCCGCAGTATCACTGAAAGCGGAGAATACGATGACTTTACGGTTGTCGTTGTTGAATGGATGTTCGATTTTGTTGTCAATATCGGCAAGCAACTGCTGCAATTTTGAATCGTGCTCCGGCGTCACGATGGAAATCATCTCGATAAGTTTCGTAATGGTTTCGCAATCGGCATTGAGATCACGTTCCCAGGACTTGTAGTCCAAATCGTCTAGGTGGATGCGGTTGTTTTCGCGACCGACGGTGATTTCGTCTTCGTCAAGACCGAGTCCATCGATATCATTGATTTCTAGATCGGCAACATGGTTGCGAAGCTTGACAAGGGTGTTCCCCATCAAGGTCTTTATGTGACCAAGCGATGTATTGAAAGAATAGATAGAACTTTCAAGCCGCTTCAAAAGTTGCACTTGCATGAGAACGCGGATACCACGTTCTCGGTTAATTAGAGAAAGTCCTTTTCCTCCAGCTTTTGTTGGGGCGTCGTCCTCGTACTTATAGAGTCTGCTCGGTAGAATGTACGCCGAAGGTGAATAAACTACAAGTTTCAGCTGTTGCAATAGGTCAAATATGGCTCGGAATGTTACCGCTGAATCAATGTCGGTAATTTGGGGGCGGCGAGCGATGGGCTTGAGGCGCTCTGGAAATGCGCCGATTTTGCTCGTGTCGTAGAACTTCTCGATGTGCTTACGGCTGCGTGCGATGGTAACAGAATCAAGAATCTTGAAAAAGTCAAAATTCAACATTCCGAGCAGTCGTTGCGTAGTGCGTTCGCTTTCATCCAGTTCTGACCACTTGCTATAAGCGGATTGTGCCTGCTTGAAAATATCGGCGATTGTCCTGTCTCCCGTTCCGATTGCCTGTTCTAATTGGCTCGAATCGCCTTCATAGGCGAGTTCCAGCTGGTTCTTGAGATCGTTAAAGCGGTTGTTTACCGGGGTTGCCGAAAGCATCAGGACTTTGGTTCGAACGCCTTGGCGAATAACCTTGTTCATCAACTGCAAGTAGCGATTTTCTTTCGGGTCTTCGTCGTTGCCCATGTCGGTGGTCTTGCCACCGTTGCGGAAGTTGTGGCTTTCGTCGATGACAATAAGCTCGTAGTTACTCCAGTTGAATCGCGCAATATCGATATCGCCTGAATAGCCCGAAGTGCGGGAAAGATCGGAATGGTTCATGACCCTGTAGGCAAAACGGTCGCTTGCAACAGGATTGTTCTTGTAGTTCTCGCGATAAGTGATCCAGTTGTCGCGCAACTTTTTGGGGCAAAGCACAAGCACGTTGCGGTTCTTGTTCTCGTAATACTTGATGACCGAAAGGGCCGTAAATGTTTTACCGAGACCGACGCTATCGGCGAGAATGCATCCGTTGAACTTTTCCAATTTGTTGATGATGGCAAGGCTTGCTTCTTTCTGGAAATCGTAAAGCTTATTCCAGATGGCGCTGTTCTTGAAACCTGTTGCCTCGTTTGCCAAATCATCTTCGGAAATGTTATTGAGGAACTCGTGGAAAATGTTATAGAGCGTAACGAAGTAAATGTAGTCCGGTGAATTTTCGCGATAGACGTTCTCGATGTTTTCAAGAATAGTATCGGTGATGTCTTGCAACTTTTCGTTGTCGTTCCAAATTCTGTTGAATGATGCGAGGAAATTGTTCGATATGGGCGCTTCGATTTTATTTATACCAAAACCCATATAGTTGCCTTTTTCAAGGCCGAGTTCCGTCTTGCTAAAATCGTTAATCGGTGTGAATGCCGTTTTTTCACCGGCAGGGTCAGATACGACTATGGAACCTGCGTGGACCACCTGGTCGGAAACATTTGTCTTGAATTTGACCTTGCGGCGAATCCAGTCTGCACATTCTTTTGCAATTGCTTTTTGCGAAAGCTGGTTGCGTAACTTGATTTCGAATTCCGTGCCGTATAAAGAACGTTCGCGGTTCAACTTGGGTATGTAGAATTCGCGTTGTTCCTTACCATTCTTGACAGCATCTGTTTTAGTGAAAGTCGGCTTTGTAAAGATAAACCGAAGCTCTTCAACCTGTTCTAACTCTTTCTTTAGTGCTTCAAAAGCGTAAATAGAAAAACTTGCCGCCGCAATGGAAACCTTGCTTCCGGGTTTGACGGAGACCTTCAATTCTTCGTGAAGAGTTGTGCTGATGTTATCTATGAAATTTGGCATGATAACATGCAATATATCTTTTTGGAAATAATCTGTGATGCGTTTTTTGTTGTAAATAGTAACAGAATTTTGTTATAATAGGGTTTGAAAAACCGAATGGGGAATTTTTAGATGGAAACCATTTTTGATATTGCAGTGTAAGCTTCCCCATAATTGTAAGCTTCCCCATAATCACATCACCAATGGACCAAATCCTCACAAGAAAAAAGGTTATCGACATTTCATTTGGGATAAATGCTCATAACGAAGTAGAAAAGAATGTCCCCCAAAATTTCACTCTTGACGAATTGTATTATGCAAGCATTTTTGAGTTATTCTCCACACACAATTTCACTCCAAAAGGACAAACGTTCATCCCCAAAGCCCATTTAGATTCTCTATATTTCATTCATCAATGTTATAACAAGAAAATTGAGAATTTAAAGAAGACCCAAAAAAAGCGTGAGAGATACAAGGATTGATCTAAAAAGATACGCAATCTTTATCATGGACCATGCAGGAGTTTAATAAGAGGGCAGCTACAACTCCGAGACAAGGGAACAAGTCATCCAGCCGGTCCTGAAAGGCGAAAAGTCAACAAGCCGAGTATCGCGACCGACACAAGCTTGCTTGTGGTCGGGCATGATCGAGGCGTAGGACTTTCTGCAAAAGTCCGCAAATCAGATTGTAAGCTTCCCCATAACACGGTGTTCCTCGCGAGTACGAACGTGCGTCCGCAGGCCTTGCACTTGTATCGCCTGGTTCCGTCCTTGCGGGACTTCTTGTCCAGTCCATGTACATCTGCCTGAGCAGGGCTATCTGCGGCGCAATCTCGTTCATCGCCACAAATGTTCATTCTAATGATGACAAATTATGTCATTTTGAACTTGTCAACAACCATTTGTGGGAACAGAGCCTAAAACAAAGAAAACGGAATTAGTTTTCCTTGTTCTTTTTTTTGCACTTGCATTCGTGATTCGGGTCGTCATGGTGACCACCGCAGCAGTGATGTTCACCGTCTTCGTCGTCATGTCCTTCGCCGTGGCAGCAGCAGTGATCGCCTTCTTCACCGTTTTCATGACCTTCGCCATGGCAGCAGCAGTGGTGCGGTTCCATCATTTCCTTGATCTCTGCTTCGGTCATGGTTTCTGCCTGCATCACTTCGATGTCAAAGTGCAGAGTTTTACCGGCGAGTTCGTGGTTCATGTCGATCATCACGTTGTCGCCTTCGACCTTCGAAACGGTGAGCGGCATCGGACCTGCCGGAGTATTGGCGTAAAAGACCATACCCGGTTCAATCTTGTCGGCCTGGAATGCGTTCTTCGGAATGGCGCGGACGAGTTCCGAATTGTATTCGCCGTAGCCTTCTTTCGGAGCGACGTCCACGGAGAACTTGTCGCCCACATTCCTACCGGTCAAAGCCTTTTCGAGACCCTGGACAATCATGCCTTGGCCGTGGATGTAGTTCAGTGGATCTTTGCCGACGGAAGAATCGATCACTTTGCCTTCGTCATCCTTGAGCGTGTAATGGATGGCGACTTTTGTGTTTTCAGCAATGGGCATGTGTATGTTCCTTTGGGGTTGTATGTGTAAAACTTTTTATTTGCGTGTCGGATTTTTCGGAGCGGATTTCTTGCGCAGATTGCGCAGTTCCTTGATGACACACTTGAGTTCCAGCGGAAGGGCGGAATCGATGCCGATCTTTTCGCCATGCCATTCAAAGTCAAGACGTGCGCTGTGCAAAAAGAGGCGCTTCAGACCAAAGTTCTTTTTGAATTCACGGTTCAACGAGAAGTCGCCGTAACGGCTGTCTCCGATCAACGGATGACCGATGCTTTCGAAGTGGGCGCGGATCTGGTGC
Coding sequences within it:
- a CDS encoding type III restriction-modification system endonuclease, whose translation is MKFKFKIQQYQTDAVECIARVFDGEPCIDKTLYRRDIGKVDSPMLRLENEEGFSNHELVQSEGNLLENIRQLQLENDIKKSEKLNKNLGLVNLDIEMETGTGKTYVYIKSMFELNKRYGWSKFVVVVPSIAIREGVAKSFEMLETHFFEHYGKKAKWFVYDSSNLQKIDSYSSDAGINVMIINTQAFASSMKEGANNKESKIIYSERDEFASRKPIDVLAANRPIIIMDEPQKMEGAATQAGLKRFNPLFTLYFSATHKTDHNLIYALDALDAYNKKLVKKIQVKGFEISNIPGIKDYMYLDDIVKSKNKAPIAKIEVNVKLKSGVITRKILSFVAGDKLETATGLQVYKGLEVLNIDPERSSVTFVNDVVLSKGQVVGDISEDAMKRAQIRETIKSHFEKEKFNFERGIKTLSLFFIDEVSKYKSYDDEGNEVKGEYQKIFEEEYDYYRNENSNLFNGKYQEYLDRFDAAQVHNGYFSIDKKGHAVNSALKRGSDIADDISAYDLILKNKEQLLSFDEPTRFIFSHSALREGWDNPNVFQICTLRHASSATAKRQEVGRGLRLCVDVNGNRMDLDTLGENIHEVNKLTVIANESYKDFVSGLQAETKEVLRTRPTKADEEFFIGKNVTVDGVKRPITKAEADAIHAYLLINDYIDEKGNVTDVYKDAAKNGTLEPIKKASIAPMEADIHKLVQSIFDESVALDGMVEDGNQTEIKDNGLNKANFEKKEFQELWNQINHKYAYTVHYDSDELIKKVVNDINANLIVKKLSYTVHSGEQKDVNDFDDNQKTASEVVDIAAMSQTKYDLVGEIAKGATLTRKTVVAILKRIDASKFALFKSNPEEFISKVIKTIKEQKATMIVECIRYNTIDDTYDSTIFTNEKHSSTYERAIPANKSIMEYVFPDSDGEKDFAQALEKATEVCVYAKLPRSFQIPTPVGNYAPDWAIAFEKDKVKHVFFVAETKGSMDSMMLRPVEKAKIECAKKLFNEASTGNVHYAHVASYQDLLNAVRAG
- a CDS encoding site-specific DNA-methyltransferase; this translates as MEHLKMKTADMASENFEKLKALFPNCVTESLDKDGNPVRAIDKDLLMQEINSEVVEGQKERYQFNWPGKRDAIRKANAPTTMTLRPCKDESVDFDNTQNLYIEGDNLEVLKLLQNNYLGKVKMIYIDPPYNTGNDFVYNDNFKQDSETFLETSGMFDEDGNMTLQNFEKNSESNGRFHTDWLNMMYPRLKVARNLLSEDGVIFISIDDNEQENLKKICDEVFGQQNFVAELIWERAYSPKNDARFISNSHDYVLMYGRDIEKFTIGRLPRTEEANARYLNPDNDPRGVWKPSDMSVKTYNADCDYPITTPSGRVVEPPAGRCWRLSKKAFLERLQDNRIYFGSDGNSVPCIKRFLSELKFDGMAPTSILFYKEVGHSQEGAKEVVALFGDKGVFDGPKPVRLLRRLLTLANLKEDSIVVDFFSGSASTAHALLQQNAEKNTRCKFILVQLPELVSETKKYQGFSNICEIGKERIRRAGKKIKEESGEKAKDLDIGFRVLKLAESNMNDVYYKPADIDQGFLDKLDTNIKRDRTPMDLLFQVMLECDLELSSKIEEREINGKKVFFVNDKELVACFDENIDEATITEIAKLKPYYFVMRDSSLATDNVADNFEQLWNAYSKDTIRKVL
- a CDS encoding ATP-binding protein, with the protein product MIIQKRENQDVEFKQSWRDEYLKWICAFANTEGGILYIGVNDIGEVCGVADSHRLSEDIPNKIKHTMGLVCDIKLLNEGNKDYFKISVEKYPFPVSYHGKYYKRSGSTLQELSGIELDKMILSVQGRTWDSIPVPNVQIEDLENDAFRLFRTKAADSGRLDKESLSVTNGTLIKNLHLTENEMLNRAAVLAFHPDPEQWVTGAYIKVAFFENEADILYQDEIHGPLLLQVEKTMELIYTKYMKALISYDDIYRKETFFFPRAAFRELLLNAVIHKDYLSTTPIQIRIYKDKIRLWNDGNLPKEVPLENLYKEHVSKPTNPNLANIFFKCGMVESWGRGFEKIAAYCAEEKAKLPEIDLSLGGVTARCFASDAYLELLGRHSEKVPRKFLESSLKVPRNCPEKAQKTYIAIAQNPQVTSKKLSEELKISDRAVRKHIKELKAAGLIERIGSDRAGHWRIIAAEND
- a CDS encoding DUF4391 domain-containing protein; this translates as MYGLPANTELSRQLSKERVFTQFKVNRTAQDAFNADISTMFISNHISEATVPGLKPGKKVQGIYVLTLNLKHPGCDKKNLELLAKAIPQNMVFALVLDGTAQFAVYYENLYATKPVKAENAKLELQGTDLDEVWEGLIKSIGNIAIEGENTLVEQIAADDARDALQKKIENLKAKAYKEKQPRRKRELINQVKELEKELQNATPKKED
- a CDS encoding helicase-related protein — protein: MPNFIDNISTTLHEELKVSVKPGSKVSIAAASFSIYAFEALKKELEQVEELRFIFTKPTFTKTDAVKNGKEQREFYIPKLNRERSLYGTEFEIKLRNQLSQKAIAKECADWIRRKVKFKTNVSDQVVHAGSIVVSDPAGEKTAFTPINDFSKTELGLEKGNYMGFGINKIEAPISNNFLASFNRIWNDNEKLQDITDTILENIENVYRENSPDYIYFVTLYNIFHEFLNNISEDDLANEATGFKNSAIWNKLYDFQKEASLAIINKLEKFNGCILADSVGLGKTFTALSVIKYYENKNRNVLVLCPKKLRDNWITYRENYKNNPVASDRFAYRVMNHSDLSRTSGYSGDIDIARFNWSNYELIVIDESHNFRNGGKTTDMGNDEDPKENRYLQLMNKVIRQGVRTKVLMLSATPVNNRFNDLKNQLELAYEGDSSQLEQAIGTGDRTIADIFKQAQSAYSKWSELDESERTTQRLLGMLNFDFFKILDSVTIARSRKHIEKFYDTSKIGAFPERLKPIARRPQITDIDSAVTFRAIFDLLQQLKLVVYSPSAYILPSRLYKYEDDAPTKAGGKGLSLINRERGIRVLMQVQLLKRLESSIYSFNTSLGHIKTLMGNTLVKLRNHVADLEINDIDGLGLDEDEITVGRENNRIHLDDLDYKSWERDLNADCETITKLIEMISIVTPEHDSKLQQLLADIDNKIEHPFNNDNRKVIVFSAFSDTAEYLYNNVAEHVLKKYGLHSALVTGDVNGRTTLKTKRKMDFNMALTLFSPISKEKQAIYPEIKENIDILIATDCISEGQNLQDCDYLVNYDIHWNPVRIIQRFGRIDRIGSKNKSIQLVNFWPDIELDEYINLKGRVESKMKAVVMTSTGDDNPIAPEEPGDLDYRRDQLKRLHDEVVDLEEMNKGVSIMDLGLNEFRQDLIEYMKTNPDIDHTPHGLHAVVAKTGTLPEGVIFVLKNKTGEINIGKKNRLHPFYMVYLDNNGNVITNHLAPKDLLDNVRALSKGKVEPLKDLCKAFNKETADGKRMDRYSKLLDKAVESIVDVRKESAIDSFLGGDQGELFDKVPAGLDDFELISFFVVK
- a CDS encoding FKBP-type peptidyl-prolyl cis-trans isomerase, which codes for MPIAENTKVAIHYTLKDDEGKVIDSSVGKDPLNYIHGQGMIVQGLEKALTGRNVGDKFSVDVAPKEGYGEYNSELVRAIPKNAFQADKIEPGMVFYANTPAGPMPLTVSKVEGDNVMIDMNHELAGKTLHFDIEVMQAETMTEAEIKEMMEPHHCCCHGEGHENGEEGDHCCCHGEGHDDEDGEHHCCGGHHDDPNHECKCKKKNKEN